A window of Quercus robur chromosome 12, dhQueRobu3.1, whole genome shotgun sequence genomic DNA:
taaaataaataaataaaaattagatgtTAGAAttattaagttatttattttcatggaTCAAAACAAATTATTACTAAGGCTATAACTCAActctatatctttttttttttcaccattagATACAAAATTTCTTGAAGTTCATATATTAATAGTTATATCATTATCACATGTTTAAgtattaagtttttgtagtttaaaattatatatataaaataattttatagattaaataataaacaatagcagattggtaggaaatttgacatgtaaaaaacatgtaattcaaaaattaaaattttaaaatttgtaaccatgttaattttttttagtaaaaattgtaactttatgctacaactaaatttgtagttaaattttatctttattataatattaataaattctTCAATTTTAACAAGCCTAATAAAAACTAGGAACAAGGTTTTAAGAATGCCATTATTTATGACCACCAAATATGGGCGGcttttttttgtcacttttcAATGTTCCTCTTTTTAAATCTACTATATTTAGGcaatttatttcttatttattttatataaatgttttttaaaatatcattttttaaaagatataaTTCATTCAAAACTCATTTATTATAACAGGTTTCTTTTGTTATCAAATAAAAGACTGAGATTAAAACCTATGCCCTTTGcctaacaataaaaaagaataatcaaACCTTACCCTATCTcctttttatttagaaaataaataaacaaagatatgaagtAGACTCCATTTTTTAGAATAAAGGGGAAagtataacccaaaaaaaaaaaaaaaaaatcctaacagTTTTATCTTTGAGACAAATTAAATCTAATaattttgattctcaaaaataataaattttatacttTCAAACGTGATTCTTCAAACCCCACACTTTTATTATTGTGCCAAACACCTAAAAAATGTCCTTACGACATTGGTTTacaattcatttaaagaaagtttttatggaaaaaaaaataataattaatatttgacagtttttttttaatttttcataaaagttatgtcaaaattttcctaaaatagattgttaaccattACCCTAGAGatactcgttagcatgacccattATAATAAACTTAAGACTATCATTCAACACAATGATGAAAGTATGAGATTTAAACTGGCACATTTAAAAGTATAAGTTTCAATTAATCACTTCTTACTAAGCTAAACAAACCACAAAATGAAGTCATAATAACCGAATATAGAGTCAAAAAACTAATCAAGATAGTGTCCTAGTTTAGGCGGAGGAGATGGACCTTAACATTAAACACTCagcaaaataatttataaaagaaattcaGAAACTAATAAACTGACTGAAAGTCTAGAAAGAAATTTAGAACACCAACGGGGAACCTTCATTCATATCACTATCTACAAATTGTGCCGTTGAAGTCCAAGTTAACAAAAAGTCGCTGTTAGGTCCACCTGAAagtgataataaaataatgtacaTGCGTCTTCGAACAAAACTCCAGGATGTTTACTTTGACTATTCTTTTTTGGACAAACCACTTCTTTCCAGTGCCGTATGGGACGTGATAAACGCACCAAGTATTTGTATTATTTCACGTGTATCTCAAAACAAATGGAATTTACTTCATGACCATACATCTTAGAACAAATCTCCAGAGTGTCGACTTTGACTATTCTTTTTTGTACAAACCACTTTTTTCCAGTGCCATATGGTACGTGATAAACCCACTAAGTTTTTGTATCATTTCACGTGTATCTCAAAACAAATGGAGTTTACTTCACGACTGTCTATAAGCTCCACTCACCACATTTGAATATTGACCGTTGGATTCCCCGGGAAAGTACTTAACCGGAGCAACGGAGTGAGTAACTGACTCCACCCAAAATGACTAAACTACCCTTGCCATTTCTCAAAACCCCTCTACCCCTCCTTATCCTTCTCCTCATCTCCATACCCTTACGAGTAAATTCACAAGCCCAAAACACCGAACAAGCCATCCTACTCGGCCTGAAACAGCAGTGGGGTAATCCACCGTCTATCCAGTCATGGAACTCCTCATCCTCACCGTGCAAATGGCCGGAGATCGAATGCGCCGAAGGTTCGGTCACCGGAATAACCCTCCGAAACATAAGCATCACCACAGAAATCCCATCAACAATTTGTGACCTCGAGAACCTGACCATCCTTGACTTGTCCTGGAATTACATCCCAGGAGGGTTTCCAACAGTCCTATACAATTGTTCCAAGCTCCAACATCTTGATCTCTCTGGAAACTTTTTTGTGGGTCCAATCCCAGAAGACATATACCGGATTCGAACTCTCCAATACATAGACCTCGGAGCCAACAACTTTTCAGGCAATATCCCAAAAGGGATTGGGAACATGACGGAGTTACAAACGTTGTTCCTCTATCAAAACCAGTTCAACGGCACGTGGCCAAAGGAAATTGGTAACCTGGCCAATCTTGAAGTTTTGGGCATGGCTCAGAATGAAAAGTTTGTGCCTACAGCTTTGCCAGAAGAGTTTGGACGGTTGGGGAAGTTGACGTATTTGTGGATGACAAATACTAATTTGATTGGCCAAATCCCAGattatttttcgaatttttcGAGCCTGGAGCACTTGGATTTAGCAAGGAACGAGTTGGTAGGTGCTATTCCTAGTGGCTTGTTCTTGATAAAGAGTTTAAAGTTAGTGTTTCTCTTTGCTAATAGATTGTCTGGTGAGATATCGAGCTCGATTGAAGCGTCATCAAGTTTGGAGAGCCTTGATGTTTCTGAAAACAACTTGAATGGTTCTATTCCTGAAGGTTTTGGCaagttacaaaatttgacaGTGCTGCATTTGTTTGAGAATCAATTGACCGCTGAGATTCCAATAAGTATAGGCCAACTACCACTGATTGATTTTCAAGTTTTCAGAAACAAGTTGAGTGGAACTTTGCCACCGGAATTAGGCATGCATTCGAAGTTGGAAGCATTTGATGTCTCGGAGAATCAACTAAGTGGTCAATTGCCGGAACATTTATGCGATGGAGGTGCTTTGCAAGGACTGGTTGCATTTTCTAACAATCTCAGCGGGGAAGTGCCGAAATGGGTTGGAAATTGTCCTACTTTGCGTATAGTTCGGCTTGAGGGAAACAATTTCTCAGGTGAGGTTCCTTCTGCTCTTTGGACATCATTCTATCTATCAACCTTGATGTTAAGTGATAACTTGTTTTCGGGTGGGCTTCCAAGTAAGTTGGCTTCAAATTTGTCAAGGGTAGAAATTCGTGACAACAGATTTTCAGGTGAAATTCCTGTTGGAATCTCTTCCTGGGTGCAGTTGGTTGTCTTTGATGCAAGAAACAACTTGCTATCCGGAAAAATTCCAGCAGAATTAACTAGTCTTTCTCATCTTGATTCTCTTTTTCTGGGTGGTAATCAACTTTCTGGTGAGCTTCCATCAGAGATCATCTCatggaagttattaaccacttTGGACCTCTCAAGAAATAAGCTTTCTGGCCAAATCCCAGGAGTGATTGGGTCTTTACCTCATCTCAATTACTTGGACTTGTCACACAACCAATTGTCCGGTGAAATCCCATCTGAATTTGGCAATTTGATGCTTAATTCACTCAACTTGTCCTACAACCAACTCTCTGGAAAAATCCCAGATCAACTTAACAACCTTGCATTTGAAAACAGCTTCTTGAATAATTCCAATCTATGTGTTGGTAGTCCAATTCTAGGCCTTCCAAGTTGTTACACCAAAACCCGTGATTCCAACAATAATAAAATGCCCTCTATCTACCTTGCCATGATTCTAGTTCTTGTCCTTGTAGTTCTCCTAGTCACTGTTTTATTAAGCTTATATAAGTTAAGTGACTACCGGAGGAAAAAGCACCAACGCAATCTGGCAATATGGAAGCTTACATCATTCCAGAGATTGAATTTCACAGATTTGAACATTCTATCGAATTTGACTGAAAACAACATTATAGGAAGTGGTGGATCAGGGAAAGTATATCGGATTCCCACTGACCATCCAGGCCAATTTGTTGCTGTGAAAAGTATTTGGAATAACAAGACTTTAAATCACAAGCTCGAGAAAGAATTTATGGCGGAGGTTGAAATACTAGGCACGATTAGGCATTCCAATATAGTAAAGTTATTGTGTTGTATTTCAAGTGAGAACTCAAAGCTTCTTGTTTACGAGTACATGGAAAATCACAGTTTGGATAGATGGCTCCatggaaagaagagaaaatcaTCAACAGGGATGAATTCGGTGCATCAAATGGTCTTGAATTGGCCAAGGAGGTTGCAGATTGCAATTGGTACAGCACAAGGCCTAAGTTATATGCACCATGACTGTTCTCCTCCAATCATTCATCGAGATGTGAAGTCTAGCAACATTTTGTTGGATTCTGAGTTCAAGGCAAGTATAGCTGATTTTGGGTTGGCAAAGATGTTAGAAAAGCATGGAGAGTCCCGCACAATGTCTGCTGTTGCAGGCTCTTTTGGTTACTTCGCCCCAGGTAAGAGCACCATATTGATAATT
This region includes:
- the LOC126710491 gene encoding receptor-like protein kinase 5, with the protein product MTKLPLPFLKTPLPLLILLLISIPLRVNSQAQNTEQAILLGLKQQWGNPPSIQSWNSSSSPCKWPEIECAEGSVTGITLRNISITTEIPSTICDLENLTILDLSWNYIPGGFPTVLYNCSKLQHLDLSGNFFVGPIPEDIYRIRTLQYIDLGANNFSGNIPKGIGNMTELQTLFLYQNQFNGTWPKEIGNLANLEVLGMAQNEKFVPTALPEEFGRLGKLTYLWMTNTNLIGQIPDYFSNFSSLEHLDLARNELVGAIPSGLFLIKSLKLVFLFANRLSGEISSSIEASSSLESLDVSENNLNGSIPEGFGKLQNLTVLHLFENQLTAEIPISIGQLPLIDFQVFRNKLSGTLPPELGMHSKLEAFDVSENQLSGQLPEHLCDGGALQGLVAFSNNLSGEVPKWVGNCPTLRIVRLEGNNFSGEVPSALWTSFYLSTLMLSDNLFSGGLPSKLASNLSRVEIRDNRFSGEIPVGISSWVQLVVFDARNNLLSGKIPAELTSLSHLDSLFLGGNQLSGELPSEIISWKLLTTLDLSRNKLSGQIPGVIGSLPHLNYLDLSHNQLSGEIPSEFGNLMLNSLNLSYNQLSGKIPDQLNNLAFENSFLNNSNLCVGSPILGLPSCYTKTRDSNNNKMPSIYLAMILVLVLVVLLVTVLLSLYKLSDYRRKKHQRNLAIWKLTSFQRLNFTDLNILSNLTENNIIGSGGSGKVYRIPTDHPGQFVAVKSIWNNKTLNHKLEKEFMAEVEILGTIRHSNIVKLLCCISSENSKLLVYEYMENHSLDRWLHGKKRKSSTGMNSVHQMVLNWPRRLQIAIGTAQGLSYMHHDCSPPIIHRDVKSSNILLDSEFKASIADFGLAKMLEKHGESRTMSAVAGSFGYFAPEYAYITKVNEKIDVFSFGIVLLELVTGREPNDEDMNLAEWALRHSSEGKSITDALDDEIKELCYLEEMTMVFKLGLKCTSKLPANRPSMREVLQILCWCSPPRACTVKKKGSDFDVAPLLGSVSSNYKINREDVDSLV